Proteins encoded in a region of the Planctomycetota bacterium genome:
- a CDS encoding DUF1549 domain-containing protein has product MKRIFLAALVCLGLPLTAWANDPIAPASQRFAGTPTAEVPSFQRHVLPVMGRLGCNGRACHGSFQGQGGFRLSLFGYDFKMDHDALLKGDEPRVDLKNAAKSLMLTKPTGTEDDHGGGHKLDVDSWQYRLIKRWIDAGAPATDENKDPQFVRLEVTPAEIVYAKPGQTTQLRALSYWSDGTIEDVTPLCRFQANDESVAKVDANGLITSLNKGDTHIVAFYDNGVVPVSVMLPVSDKTGPNYPSVPTPTKIDELVVTKLRKLGIVPAELCNDGEFIRRVTLDITGQLPTATEVTEFLADKSSDKRAKKIDELLTRPAYAAWWATKFSDLLGNNENQLRVINNGKGELLVDQWYRWLVKRLDDNLPYDRIIEGMVLASGRSSKNQTYEEYCKEMVGYYFGDDDYAERETMPHYWARRNMKKPNEKALSFSYAFLGVRLQCAECHKHPFDQWSQQDFQQFTAFFNRIDFGTKNRDEYNALMDTLGMRNKKLGARDVQEIVAKAVKEGKVVPIPEVYVAVGKTPRQRGSDKDTKRVEATRVITPKVLGGEEVVENEIDDPREPLMAWLRQQDNPYFAKAIVNRVWAAYFNVGIVEPPDDMNLANAPSNKALIDWLADAFVEHNYDLKWLHRTIANSRTYQLGWHTNETNELDIRNFSHSVPRRMAAEMVYDAVTSATAGGDELKARAANPAEKCAIGNTRGYTRRGGGGQYALTVFGKPMRETPCDCERSNEPSLLQTVFLRNDKEMFSMIERQQGWLSQVAGAQGEQAKREEQVKQRAKALEDLRKVQTEMKQVNAKLATLDNSKKSKGERDRLTSQRERLSKTNKQMAEKLKGMPEVSTAAKKRPSNTEAINEAYLRTFARRPTSDELANAEQYVRESTDARTGLRDLMWALLNSKEFLVNH; this is encoded by the coding sequence ATGAAACGGATTTTCCTCGCCGCCCTGGTTTGCTTGGGTTTGCCGCTGACCGCCTGGGCCAACGACCCGATCGCGCCGGCCAGTCAGCGCTTTGCCGGCACGCCAACCGCCGAAGTCCCCAGCTTTCAGCGCCACGTGCTGCCGGTGATGGGACGCCTGGGGTGCAACGGTCGGGCCTGTCACGGCTCGTTCCAGGGGCAAGGGGGCTTTCGGCTCTCGCTGTTTGGCTATGACTTCAAGATGGACCACGACGCCCTGCTCAAGGGTGACGAGCCGCGCGTCGATCTGAAGAACGCGGCCAAGAGCCTGATGCTGACCAAGCCGACCGGAACCGAGGACGACCACGGCGGCGGTCACAAGCTGGACGTCGATAGCTGGCAATACCGGCTGATCAAGCGGTGGATCGACGCCGGGGCGCCGGCCACCGACGAAAACAAAGATCCGCAGTTCGTCCGCCTGGAAGTCACGCCGGCCGAGATCGTCTATGCCAAGCCCGGCCAGACAACCCAGTTGCGAGCGTTGAGCTACTGGTCGGACGGCACGATCGAGGACGTCACGCCCCTGTGCCGGTTCCAGGCGAATGACGAGTCAGTGGCCAAAGTCGACGCCAACGGCTTGATCACTTCGCTGAACAAGGGCGACACGCACATTGTCGCTTTCTACGACAACGGCGTGGTGCCAGTGTCGGTCATGCTGCCGGTGTCGGACAAGACGGGCCCGAACTATCCATCGGTCCCCACGCCGACCAAGATCGACGAGCTGGTGGTGACCAAGCTTCGCAAGCTGGGTATTGTGCCGGCCGAGTTGTGCAACGACGGCGAGTTCATCCGCCGCGTCACGCTCGACATCACCGGCCAGTTGCCCACGGCGACGGAAGTGACCGAGTTCTTGGCCGACAAGTCCTCGGACAAGCGGGCCAAAAAGATCGACGAATTGCTGACTCGGCCAGCTTATGCCGCCTGGTGGGCCACCAAGTTCAGTGACCTGCTCGGCAACAACGAAAACCAATTGCGCGTGATCAACAACGGCAAGGGGGAACTGCTGGTCGACCAGTGGTACCGCTGGCTGGTCAAGCGGCTGGACGACAATCTGCCGTACGATCGCATCATCGAAGGGATGGTGCTGGCCAGCGGGCGTAGCTCGAAGAATCAGACTTACGAAGAGTACTGCAAGGAGATGGTCGGCTACTACTTCGGCGACGACGATTACGCCGAGCGCGAGACCATGCCCCACTACTGGGCGCGCCGCAATATGAAGAAGCCGAACGAAAAGGCTCTGTCGTTCAGCTATGCGTTCCTCGGCGTCCGGCTGCAATGCGCCGAATGCCACAAGCATCCGTTCGACCAATGGAGCCAGCAGGACTTTCAACAGTTCACGGCCTTTTTCAACCGGATCGACTTCGGCACCAAAAACCGTGATGAATACAACGCGCTGATGGACACCTTGGGTATGCGCAACAAAAAACTCGGCGCGCGGGATGTCCAGGAAATCGTCGCCAAGGCGGTCAAGGAAGGGAAAGTCGTGCCGATACCCGAGGTCTATGTGGCCGTCGGCAAGACACCGCGTCAGCGTGGCAGCGACAAGGACACCAAGCGCGTCGAAGCGACGCGCGTCATCACCCCCAAGGTGCTCGGCGGCGAGGAAGTGGTCGAAAACGAAATCGACGATCCGCGTGAGCCGTTGATGGCCTGGCTGCGTCAGCAGGACAATCCATATTTCGCCAAGGCAATCGTCAACCGAGTCTGGGCCGCCTACTTTAACGTGGGCATCGTCGAGCCGCCCGATGACATGAACCTGGCCAATGCACCGAGCAACAAGGCACTGATCGACTGGCTGGCCGACGCCTTTGTCGAGCACAACTACGACTTGAAGTGGCTGCACCGGACGATCGCCAACAGCCGGACCTATCAGCTTGGTTGGCATACGAACGAAACCAACGAGTTGGACATCCGTAATTTCAGCCACTCGGTGCCGCGCCGCATGGCTGCGGAAATGGTCTATGACGCGGTGACCAGCGCCACGGCCGGCGGCGACGAGTTGAAGGCCCGGGCCGCCAATCCCGCCGAAAAGTGCGCCATTGGCAACACGCGCGGCTATACGCGCCGCGGCGGTGGCGGGCAATACGCGCTGACCGTGTTCGGCAAGCCGATGCGCGAAACGCCGTGCGATTGCGAACGCTCGAACGAGCCGTCGCTGTTGCAGACGGTCTTCCTGCGCAACGACAAGGAAATGTTCTCGATGATCGAACGCCAGCAGGGCTGGCTGTCGCAGGTGGCCGGCGCGCAGGGCGAGCAAGCCAAGAGAGAGGAGCAGGTCAAGCAACGGGCCAAGGCGCTCGAAGACCTGCGCAAGGTGCAAACTGAAATGAAGCAAGTCAACGCCAAGCTGGCCACGCTGGACAACTCGAAGAAGAGCAAAGGCGAGCGGGACCGCCTGACCAGCCAACGCGAACGGCTGAGCAAGACGAACAAGCAGATGGCCGAGAAGCTCAAGGGGATGCCAGAGGTTTCGACCGCGGCCAAGAAGCGGCCCTCGAACACCGAGGCGATCAACGAGGCCTATCTGCGAACATTCGCGCGGCGACCGACGAGCGACGAACTGGCCAATGCCGAGCAATACGTGAGAGAATCAACCGACGCGCGGACGGGGCTGCGCGATCTGATGTGGGCGCTGTTGAACTCGAAAGAGTTCCTGGTGAACCATTAA
- a CDS encoding DUF1501 domain-containing protein yields the protein MSLHQFCDGLKRRDFLRVGAVGGLGLTLADYAQLTKAGQVSGKAKAKSAIYIRLGGGPTHMDTFDMKPDAPEEYRGQLKPIKTNVAGVEFTEKMPLLAQQADKFAILRGVSHTLAAHEFGTKYMHTGNRPLPSLEFPSLGSVVSKELAAPPDMPPFVAIPNTPQGGGYLGLQYGAFATNATPKLGQEFSVRGIGLPGTMTMSDVSRREKLLASVDHTFASIEAKSDVLTGLDEFSEQAFNMISSKKAKAAFDLGKESPELQKQFGADDVGQSTLLAVRLVEAGVRFVTVSTGNWDMHADIYKNLDRRLPPLDAALSSLFSNLYDRGLLDSTLVMVTGEFGRTPKINQRGGRDHWPRAMFVLMGGGGVRGGQVIGASDDKGQGPANDAIAPDDVAASLFQSLGIDHHKEYHTNTGRPVMISRDGKPIQALFG from the coding sequence ATGTCACTGCACCAGTTTTGCGACGGACTCAAGCGACGTGACTTCCTGCGGGTCGGAGCCGTGGGCGGCCTGGGGCTGACCCTGGCCGATTACGCCCAATTGACCAAAGCCGGCCAGGTGAGCGGCAAGGCCAAAGCCAAGTCGGCGATCTACATTCGCCTGGGCGGCGGGCCGACTCACATGGACACGTTCGACATGAAGCCGGACGCGCCCGAGGAATATCGCGGCCAACTCAAGCCCATCAAAACGAACGTGGCCGGCGTCGAGTTCACCGAAAAGATGCCGCTCTTGGCCCAGCAGGCCGACAAGTTCGCCATTCTGCGCGGCGTCAGCCACACGCTGGCCGCTCACGAGTTCGGCACCAAGTACATGCACACCGGCAACCGACCGCTGCCGTCGCTCGAGTTCCCCTCGCTGGGCTCGGTCGTCTCGAAGGAACTCGCCGCGCCGCCGGACATGCCGCCGTTCGTCGCCATCCCCAACACGCCGCAAGGGGGCGGCTACCTGGGTTTGCAGTACGGCGCCTTTGCCACCAACGCCACGCCGAAACTGGGCCAGGAGTTCAGCGTCCGCGGCATCGGACTGCCCGGCACCATGACCATGTCCGACGTTTCGCGCCGCGAAAAGTTGCTGGCCTCGGTCGATCACACCTTTGCGTCGATCGAAGCCAAGAGCGACGTGTTGACCGGCTTGGACGAGTTCTCGGAGCAGGCTTTTAACATGATCAGCTCCAAGAAGGCCAAGGCCGCCTTTGACCTGGGCAAGGAATCGCCCGAGCTGCAAAAGCAATTCGGGGCGGATGATGTCGGCCAGAGCACTCTGTTGGCCGTGCGATTGGTCGAAGCGGGGGTCCGCTTTGTCACCGTCTCGACGGGCAACTGGGACATGCACGCCGACATCTACAAGAACCTCGACCGCCGGCTGCCGCCGTTGGACGCGGCCCTGTCGTCGCTATTCAGCAACTTGTACGACCGCGGACTGCTGGACAGCACGCTGGTCATGGTGACCGGCGAGTTCGGGCGCACGCCCAAGATCAACCAGCGCGGTGGCCGCGACCACTGGCCGCGCGCCATGTTCGTGCTGATGGGTGGCGGCGGAGTGCGTGGCGGCCAGGTGATCGGCGCCAGCGACGACAAGGGACAAGGCCCGGCGAACGACGCCATCGCTCCGGACGACGTGGCGGCTTCGCTGTTCCAGTCCCTGGGCATCGACCACCACAAGGAATATCACACCAACACCGGTCGCCCGGTGATGATCTCGCGCGACGGCAAGCCGATTCAGGCGCTGTTTGGTTAA
- the uvrA gene encoding excinuclease ABC subunit UvrA, which yields MAASDIVIKGAREHNLRGVDLVLPRNKLICLTGVSGSGKSSLAFDTLYAEGQRRYVESLSSFARQFIGQMPKPDVELISGLSPSISISQKTSGQNPRSTVGTITEIYDYLRVLYARCGHGHCPNCNRRITAQTREQIIARVAALEVGTKFSLLAPLVKAQKGEFRDLFEELLKEGFVRARVDGTVVSLNDALSLDRQMRHDIEVVIDRLTAGSDIRARLAEAVELALKLGKGNLVVALDAGEASRAAAAEERPEEAATEVNDEAPPATSRGRTPRGARARSKDDLYLSAHYACTHCNLSFEPPTPQLFSFNSPQGMCPTCMGLGEVFSFVPELLIPDASRSFMQGCFELIGSWRDLGRWRKHIFEGVAATLERQHQLESGTVLETAWEELPAEIRQQLLYGTDDLHITFTWKHGGGVHKYGGKFEGIIPELMGKYSQSKSGMQLRQLEKYMRTMGCGQCQGTRLNPQARAVTIATKSAAFADRPTRSLPEVCDFAVSEAVEFFGELDLDRTSQIVAAEVLKEIRGRLGFLLNVGLDYLTLSRTAPTLSGGESQRIRLAGQIGCGLVGVLYILDEPSIGLHPRDNDRLLATLEQLRDLGNTVVVVEHDEDTMRNADHLVDFGPGPGVRGGEVVAEGDATAIAKASRSLTGDFLSGRRKIEIPSQRRPIGDKRLTIVGAAANNLKSIDIEIPLGAFVCVTGVSGSGKSSLVDDILVQALSRDLNGGEGVPGKHERIDGVDHLDKLIAIDQSPIGRTPRSNPATYIKVFDDVRNLFCQLPDAKARGYQEGRFSFNVAGGRCEACEGNGSNKLEMDFLADVWVTCPVCEGHRFNRETLQVRFKGKNIAEVLEMDIQQALEHFVNVPKIAHKLQTLHDVGLDYLKLGQPSPTLSGGEAQRVKLARELVKRSTGKTMYLLDEPTTGLHFADIQMLLKVLHNFVDAGNTVLVVEHNLDVIKTADWLIDLGPEGGAAGGTLVAAGTPENVAKVSASYTGRAVKAVLNGTTSAAVAKKKPAKAIPHAMTAINVRGARQHNLKNIDISVPRDQMTVCCGPSGSGKSSLAMDTIYAEGQRRYVESLSSYARQFVAQMQKPVLEHIEGLSPAIAIEQKNLGHSPRSTVGTVTEIYDYLRILFARMGKPYCPDCDIPIGTQTADEIIDKLMTESDGTRAYLMAPLEVEVGDSYDALWTDLRSGGYQRIRVDRATYELSSPPTIDRRRKHLVEVIVDRVTIRAGGRSRLADSVESTLALGKGVLHVVFPVEGVAESQWPAVIHSQHFACDRCGRSFEPLSPHHFSFNSSLGWCSSCEGLGTQLGANMSALIRDPKLTLAEGAVDLWPGLDNVMFKPMLESLATHASLPIDVPLEQLSARHRRIVMHGTGETWFPVPRPGAKGKLAAPWFRFQYKGLYPALDEASRLSQALRGKLEHLVDEVECSTCAGSRLRDDAGAVRFRDRTIDDLCRMSLGTLLDVVKGLRLSAAERKVAGELLREVENRVQFLVDVGLEYLALARSAPTLSGGEAQRIRLASQVGSGLTGVLYVLDEPTIGLHPRDNRRLIQTLARLRDLGNTLLLVEHDKEVIAGADQLLDFGPRAGEFGGQIVARGTPEQVSKIKTSVTGPYLSGGKAIPVPTNRRTLARNDDAGNAKPKKGKAKTKAKPTTSKKAPELQQLPVLELVGARHNNLHNVTVQIPLGTFTAVTGVSGSGKSSLVEDVLYNALARTLHRARTFAAPHDEIRGIEQINKVIRVDQQPLGNTPSSNPATYTGLFEEIRELYAHLPEAKLRGYSARRFSFNVPGGRCEKCEGNGQLRIEMHFLPDVWVECDECRGKRYNAETLAVCFRGQSIADVLDMPASKALEVFAHFPRLRRTLQTLCDVGLDYIRLGQAAPTLSGGEAQRVKLAAELSRPDTGQTLYLLDEPTTGLHFDDLAKLLEVLNRLVDLGNTVVVVEHNLDVVKTADWII from the coding sequence ATGGCTGCATCGGATATCGTCATCAAGGGCGCGCGCGAGCATAATCTTCGCGGCGTCGATCTGGTTCTGCCCCGCAACAAGTTGATCTGTTTGACTGGCGTCAGCGGCAGCGGCAAGTCGTCGCTGGCGTTCGACACGCTCTATGCCGAGGGGCAACGCCGCTACGTCGAGAGCTTGTCGAGCTTCGCGCGTCAGTTCATCGGCCAGATGCCCAAGCCCGACGTCGAGTTGATCTCGGGCCTGAGCCCCTCGATTTCGATCTCACAAAAGACCAGCGGCCAAAACCCGCGCTCGACCGTCGGCACGATTACTGAAATCTACGATTACCTGCGCGTGCTCTACGCGCGGTGCGGGCACGGCCATTGCCCGAACTGCAATCGCCGCATCACCGCGCAAACGCGCGAACAGATCATCGCCCGCGTGGCCGCGCTCGAAGTCGGCACGAAGTTCTCGCTGCTGGCCCCGCTGGTCAAGGCGCAAAAGGGTGAGTTCCGCGACCTGTTCGAGGAGTTGTTGAAGGAAGGCTTCGTCCGCGCGCGCGTCGACGGAACGGTTGTATCGCTGAATGATGCGTTGAGCCTCGATCGGCAGATGCGCCATGACATCGAGGTGGTGATCGACCGCCTGACGGCCGGATCGGACATTCGCGCCCGGCTGGCCGAAGCGGTCGAGTTGGCCTTGAAGCTGGGCAAGGGAAACCTGGTCGTCGCCTTGGACGCCGGCGAAGCGTCGCGCGCGGCCGCCGCTGAAGAGCGCCCCGAGGAAGCAGCGACCGAAGTAAATGATGAAGCGCCGCCCGCCACCTCGCGCGGGCGCACGCCGCGCGGCGCGCGAGCGCGCTCGAAGGATGATCTTTATCTGTCGGCGCATTACGCCTGCACGCATTGCAACCTGAGCTTCGAGCCGCCGACGCCCCAGTTGTTCAGTTTCAACAGCCCGCAGGGGATGTGTCCCACGTGCATGGGCCTGGGCGAAGTGTTCAGCTTTGTGCCCGAGTTGCTCATCCCCGACGCCAGCCGTTCGTTCATGCAAGGCTGCTTCGAGCTGATTGGCTCGTGGCGCGACTTGGGACGGTGGCGCAAGCATATCTTCGAAGGGGTCGCCGCGACGCTCGAACGGCAGCATCAGCTCGAATCGGGCACGGTGCTCGAAACCGCCTGGGAAGAATTGCCCGCCGAGATTCGCCAGCAATTGCTTTACGGCACGGACGATCTGCATATCACGTTCACCTGGAAGCATGGCGGCGGCGTCCACAAGTACGGTGGCAAGTTCGAGGGGATCATCCCCGAACTGATGGGCAAGTACAGCCAATCCAAGAGCGGCATGCAGCTTCGCCAGCTCGAAAAATACATGCGCACAATGGGCTGCGGCCAATGCCAGGGAACGCGGCTCAACCCACAAGCGCGCGCAGTAACGATTGCCACCAAGAGCGCCGCGTTCGCCGATCGGCCCACGCGCAGCCTGCCCGAGGTGTGCGACTTTGCCGTTTCGGAAGCGGTCGAGTTCTTCGGCGAGTTGGACCTGGACCGAACGTCGCAAATTGTCGCGGCCGAGGTGCTGAAAGAAATCCGCGGGCGGTTGGGCTTTCTGCTCAATGTGGGGCTCGATTACCTGACGCTTAGCCGAACCGCGCCGACCCTCTCGGGGGGCGAATCGCAGCGGATTCGACTGGCCGGGCAGATTGGCTGTGGCCTGGTTGGTGTGCTGTATATCTTGGACGAACCGTCGATCGGGCTGCACCCGCGCGACAACGATCGCTTACTGGCCACGCTTGAACAACTGCGCGACTTGGGGAACACGGTCGTCGTTGTCGAGCACGATGAAGATACCATGCGCAACGCCGACCACCTGGTCGACTTTGGCCCCGGGCCGGGCGTGCGCGGCGGCGAAGTCGTGGCCGAAGGAGACGCCACGGCCATCGCCAAGGCGTCGCGCAGTCTGACTGGCGATTTTCTGTCGGGCCGCCGCAAGATCGAGATTCCCTCGCAGCGGCGGCCGATTGGCGACAAACGATTAACGATCGTCGGCGCGGCGGCCAACAACCTGAAGTCGATCGACATCGAGATTCCGCTCGGCGCGTTCGTTTGTGTCACCGGTGTGAGCGGCAGCGGCAAGTCGTCGCTCGTTGATGACATTCTGGTTCAGGCCCTGTCGCGTGACTTGAACGGCGGCGAGGGCGTGCCCGGCAAGCACGAGCGGATCGATGGCGTCGATCACCTCGACAAGCTGATCGCCATTGATCAATCGCCGATCGGGCGCACGCCGCGATCGAACCCGGCCACCTATATCAAGGTGTTCGACGACGTTCGCAATTTATTCTGCCAATTGCCCGATGCCAAGGCTCGCGGCTACCAGGAGGGACGTTTCAGCTTCAACGTGGCCGGCGGCCGCTGCGAGGCGTGCGAAGGGAACGGCTCGAACAAGCTCGAAATGGACTTCCTGGCCGACGTCTGGGTTACCTGCCCGGTGTGTGAGGGGCACCGCTTCAATCGCGAAACGCTGCAGGTGCGATTCAAGGGGAAGAACATCGCCGAAGTCCTGGAAATGGACATTCAGCAAGCGCTCGAACACTTTGTCAACGTGCCGAAAATCGCGCACAAGCTGCAGACGTTGCACGATGTGGGGCTCGACTATCTAAAGCTGGGGCAGCCGTCGCCGACGCTATCGGGTGGCGAAGCGCAACGCGTCAAGCTGGCCCGCGAGTTGGTCAAACGCAGCACCGGCAAGACGATGTATCTACTCGACGAACCGACGACGGGGCTTCACTTTGCCGACATCCAGATGTTACTCAAGGTATTGCACAACTTCGTCGACGCCGGCAACACCGTCCTGGTGGTTGAACACAATTTGGACGTGATCAAGACAGCAGACTGGCTAATCGACCTCGGCCCCGAAGGGGGCGCGGCCGGCGGCACCCTGGTCGCCGCCGGCACCCCCGAGAACGTGGCCAAGGTCTCGGCCTCGTACACTGGTCGCGCCGTAAAGGCCGTCTTGAACGGCACGACGTCGGCCGCGGTCGCCAAGAAGAAACCTGCCAAGGCGATTCCGCACGCCATGACGGCCATCAACGTCCGCGGCGCGCGTCAGCACAACCTGAAGAACATCGACATCTCGGTGCCCCGCGACCAGATGACCGTTTGCTGTGGCCCCAGCGGCAGCGGCAAGTCGTCGCTGGCCATGGACACGATTTATGCCGAAGGGCAACGCCGCTACGTCGAAAGCCTGAGCTCCTATGCCCGGCAGTTCGTCGCGCAAATGCAGAAGCCGGTGCTGGAACACATTGAGGGGCTGTCGCCGGCTATCGCGATCGAGCAAAAGAATCTGGGCCATTCGCCCCGCTCAACGGTCGGCACCGTGACCGAGATTTACGATTATCTGCGCATCTTGTTCGCGCGAATGGGCAAGCCGTACTGTCCCGATTGCGACATTCCCATCGGTACGCAAACCGCCGACGAGATCATCGACAAGCTGATGACCGAGTCGGACGGCACTCGGGCGTACCTGATGGCGCCGCTCGAAGTCGAAGTCGGCGACAGCTACGACGCCCTGTGGACTGATTTGCGCAGCGGCGGCTATCAGCGCATCCGCGTCGATCGGGCAACGTACGAGTTGTCGTCACCGCCAACGATCGACCGTCGGCGCAAGCACTTGGTCGAAGTAATCGTCGACCGAGTCACCATTCGCGCTGGCGGGCGCAGCCGACTGGCCGACAGCGTCGAAAGCACACTTGCCCTGGGCAAAGGCGTATTACACGTCGTCTTCCCCGTCGAAGGAGTGGCCGAAAGTCAGTGGCCCGCGGTCATTCACAGCCAGCACTTTGCCTGCGATCGCTGTGGCCGCAGCTTCGAGCCGTTGTCGCCGCACCACTTCTCGTTCAACAGCTCGCTCGGCTGGTGCTCGTCGTGCGAAGGGCTGGGGACGCAACTCGGCGCGAATATGAGCGCCTTGATCCGCGATCCGAAGTTGACGCTGGCCGAAGGGGCAGTTGACCTGTGGCCCGGCTTGGACAACGTCATGTTCAAGCCCATGCTCGAATCGCTGGCCACTCACGCAAGCCTGCCGATCGACGTGCCGCTCGAACAGCTTTCGGCGCGGCATCGACGAATTGTCATGCACGGCACCGGCGAAACCTGGTTCCCCGTCCCTCGTCCGGGCGCGAAGGGCAAGTTGGCCGCTCCCTGGTTCCGCTTTCAATACAAGGGGCTCTACCCGGCGCTTGACGAAGCGTCCCGGTTGTCGCAGGCCCTGCGTGGCAAGCTGGAACACCTGGTCGACGAGGTCGAGTGCTCGACCTGCGCGGGTAGCCGACTGCGGGACGACGCCGGCGCGGTTCGGTTCCGTGACCGCACGATCGACGACCTGTGCCGGATGTCGCTGGGCACGCTGCTCGACGTGGTCAAAGGGCTACGACTCTCGGCCGCCGAGCGCAAGGTGGCGGGCGAACTGCTGCGCGAAGTCGAGAACCGCGTGCAGTTCCTGGTCGACGTGGGGCTTGAATACCTGGCGCTGGCGCGCAGCGCGCCGACTCTGTCGGGTGGCGAAGCGCAGCGCATCCGGCTGGCCAGTCAGGTCGGCAGCGGCCTGACCGGCGTGCTCTACGTGCTGGACGAGCCGACCATCGGACTCCACCCGCGCGACAACCGGCGGTTGATTCAAACTCTGGCGCGGCTGCGCGACTTGGGGAACACGCTACTATTGGTCGAGCACGACAAGGAAGTGATCGCTGGTGCCGACCAGTTGCTCGATTTCGGCCCGCGCGCTGGCGAGTTCGGCGGACAGATCGTCGCTCGCGGCACGCCCGAGCAGGTGTCCAAGATCAAGACCTCGGTGACCGGGCCTTACCTGAGCGGCGGCAAAGCAATTCCGGTGCCGACGAACCGTCGCACGCTCGCGCGTAACGACGACGCCGGCAATGCCAAGCCGAAAAAGGGCAAAGCCAAAACCAAGGCCAAGCCAACGACTAGCAAGAAAGCCCCCGAGCTGCAACAGTTGCCGGTGCTCGAACTCGTCGGCGCTCGGCACAACAACTTGCACAACGTGACGGTGCAAATCCCGCTGGGCACGTTCACGGCCGTGACGGGCGTGAGCGGCAGCGGCAAAAGCTCGCTGGTCGAGGACGTGCTGTACAACGCGCTGGCCCGCACGCTGCACCGCGCGCGGACCTTTGCCGCGCCGCACGACGAGATTCGCGGCATTGAACAGATCAACAAGGTGATCCGCGTCGATCAGCAGCCGCTGGGGAACACGCCGTCGTCGAACCCGGCGACTTACACGGGCTTGTTTGAGGAAATCCGCGAACTCTATGCCCACCTTCCCGAGGCCAAGCTGCGCGGCTACTCGGCCCGGCGTTTCAGCTTCAACGTCCCCGGTGGTCGCTGCGAGAAGTGCGAAGGGAATGGGCAACTGCGGATCGAAATGCACTTCTTGCCAGACGTGTGGGTCGAGTGCGACGAATGCCGCGGCAAGCGCTACAATGCCGAGACGCTGGCCGTCTGCTTCCGCGGCCAATCGATCGCCGACGTGCTCGATATGCCGGCCAGCAAGGCGCTGGAAGTGTTCGCTCATTTCCCGCGATTGCGCCGCACGCTGCAAACCTTGTGCGACGTGGGGCTCGACTACATCCGCTTGGGCCAGGCCGCGCCGACCCTTTCAGGTGGCGAAGCCCAACGCGTGAAGCTGGCCGCCGAACTGTCGCGACCCGACACGGGCCAGACGCTCTACCTGCTTGACGAACCGACCACGGGTTTGCACTTCGACGACTTGGCCAAGCTGCTCGAGGTGTTGAATCGGCTGGTCGATCTGGGGAACACGGTCGTGGTGGTCGAGCACAACCTGGACGTGGTCAAGACCGCCGACTGGATCATC
- a CDS encoding S41 family peptidase, whose product MPRRNLWFLLLAGVVSAVCFHQADALYRNRLGQQFQTFAKLQEYIEEYYVEPVEDRELFEAALSGMVADLGDPNSAYFNPQKKALSQSQREQHFGGIGVEVTYDRISRQLSVMSPIVGTPAYEAGILAGDIIVKVNDQLVSEMSLEETTNILRGPQGTTVKISVLHLGETEPVELTIRRAIIRTETVQGDHRAPDGKWEYWIPDQDKLAYVRIIAFGRETANELERIIARLAKEGLRGLVIDVRNDPGGLLHGAIDVCELFVSKGRIVSTRGRGGKLRKAYDADGTAPFANLPLVVLINQWSASASEVTAACLQDHNRALVVGQRSYGKGTVQDVIPLEQGKAELHLTIATYWRPSEQNIHRGKKAKDSDPWGVQPDPGCELKLTDEEAAALSKRRRYHDAIRAPGAVKPPEAEAPLDDKQRELAIEKLKECAAGKAKSI is encoded by the coding sequence ATGCCACGACGAAATCTTTGGTTCCTGCTGCTGGCCGGTGTTGTCTCGGCCGTCTGCTTTCATCAGGCCGACGCGCTGTATCGCAATCGCCTGGGGCAGCAGTTTCAGACCTTTGCCAAGCTCCAGGAGTACATCGAGGAGTATTACGTCGAGCCGGTCGAGGACCGCGAACTATTCGAAGCCGCGCTGAGCGGCATGGTCGCCGATCTGGGAGACCCGAACTCGGCGTATTTCAATCCCCAGAAGAAAGCCCTCAGCCAGTCGCAGCGCGAGCAGCACTTTGGCGGCATCGGCGTCGAAGTGACTTACGATCGCATATCGAGGCAATTGTCCGTGATGAGTCCGATCGTCGGCACGCCGGCCTACGAAGCGGGCATTCTGGCCGGCGACATCATCGTCAAGGTCAACGATCAACTGGTCAGCGAAATGTCGCTGGAAGAAACGACCAATATCCTCCGCGGGCCGCAAGGGACCACGGTGAAGATCAGCGTGCTTCACCTGGGTGAGACCGAGCCGGTCGAGTTGACGATTCGCCGGGCGATTATCCGAACCGAGACGGTGCAAGGGGACCACCGCGCCCCCGACGGCAAGTGGGAGTATTGGATTCCCGATCAGGACAAGCTGGCCTACGTGCGAATCATTGCCTTTGGACGCGAAACGGCCAACGAGTTGGAAAGGATTATCGCACGGCTCGCGAAAGAAGGGCTGCGCGGACTGGTGATCGACGTGCGGAACGATCCCGGCGGCTTGCTGCACGGCGCAATCGATGTCTGCGAACTGTTCGTCTCCAAGGGGCGCATCGTCAGCACTCGCGGCCGCGGCGGCAAACTTCGCAAGGCATACGACGCCGACGGCACAGCGCCGTTTGCCAACCTGCCGCTCGTCGTGTTGATCAATCAATGGAGCGCGAGCGCCAGCGAAGTGACAGCCGCGTGCCTGCAAGATCACAATCGCGCGCTGGTCGTCGGCCAGCGGAGCTATGGCAAGGGAACCGTGCAGGATGTGATTCCACTCGAACAGGGCAAAGCCGAGTTGCACCTGACGATTGCCACGTATTGGCGGCCGAGCGAACAGAACATCCATCGCGGCAAGAAAGCCAAGGATTCGGATCCCTGGGGCGTCCAACCTGACCCGGGCTGCGAGTTGAAGCTCACCGACGAGGAAGCGGCCGCGCTATCGAAGCGGCGGCGCTATCACGACGCCATTCGCGCTCCCGGCGCCGTGAAGCCCCCCGAGGCCGAAGCGCCGCTCGACGACAAGCAGCGCGAGCTGGCAATCGAGAAGCTAAAAGAGTGCGCCGCGGGCAAAGCCAAGAGTATTTAG